In Tolypothrix sp. NIES-4075, the following proteins share a genomic window:
- a CDS encoding alpha/beta fold hydrolase produces the protein MTTLGCLTLENFQLQCGAVLREAQLVYQTYGELKSDRSNVILYPTSYAAQHSDIDWLIRPDSILDPTRWFIIIPNMFGNGLSSSPSNCKDCEPGEGFWFSHVDNVRAQEQLLREVFGIERLALIYGWSMGAQQAYHWGALRSDRVARIAALCGTARTTDHNRIFLLSLRTALTADPAWNGKRFEAVPERGFKAFARIYASWAASQAFYRQGIYYQLSYTSLEDYLLRGWELNYKKRDPHNLLAMIDTWLHCDISDNSTYKDDYIGALAAISANTLVMPATTDLYFPPEDCAAEAALIPRAKYLPIPSIWGHRAGNPYQNPEDEAFIRTAIRELLETRD, from the coding sequence ATGACGACTCTTGGTTGTCTAACGTTAGAGAACTTTCAGCTACAGTGTGGCGCGGTTCTAAGAGAAGCGCAACTGGTGTACCAAACTTACGGCGAACTGAAGAGCGATCGCAGCAATGTCATCCTCTACCCAACTTCTTACGCAGCGCAACATTCCGACATTGACTGGCTGATTCGTCCCGATAGTATTCTTGACCCCACTCGCTGGTTCATTATCATTCCCAATATGTTTGGCAATGGACTGTCAAGTTCGCCCAGCAACTGCAAAGACTGTGAACCGGGCGAAGGCTTTTGGTTTAGCCATGTAGATAATGTTCGCGCTCAAGAACAACTGTTGCGGGAAGTATTTGGAATTGAACGTTTAGCACTGATTTATGGCTGGTCAATGGGCGCACAGCAGGCATATCACTGGGGGGCATTGAGGAGTGATCGCGTCGCTCGGATTGCGGCGCTGTGCGGTACAGCTCGTACCACTGACCACAATCGCATTTTTCTACTAAGTCTGCGAACAGCACTGACAGCAGACCCCGCTTGGAATGGCAAACGCTTTGAAGCTGTCCCAGAGCGCGGATTTAAAGCTTTTGCGCGGATTTATGCGAGTTGGGCTGCTTCCCAAGCGTTTTACCGCCAGGGCATTTACTACCAACTGAGTTATACATCCTTGGAAGACTACTTGCTGCGCGGATGGGAATTGAACTACAAAAAGCGAGACCCCCACAATCTGCTGGCAATGATTGATACTTGGTTGCACTGTGATATTAGCGATAACTCTACTTATAAAGATGATTATATAGGCGCTTTAGCTGCAATTTCCGCTAATACGTTGGTGATGCCTGCTACCACAGATTTATATTTTCCGCCGGAAGATTGTGCAGCCGAGGCTGCTTTGATTCCTAGGGCAAAGTATCTGCCGATTCCCTCAATCTGGGGACACAGAGCAGGGAACCCCTACCAGAATCCGGAAGATGAAGCTTTCATCCGCACTGCCATTCGAGAATTACTGGAAACTAGGGACTAG